A single window of Leopardus geoffroyi isolate Oge1 chromosome D4, O.geoffroyi_Oge1_pat1.0, whole genome shotgun sequence DNA harbors:
- the LOC123592660 gene encoding beta-lactoglobulin-1, with translation MKCLPLALGLALVCGLQAATIPLTMDGLDLQKVAGTWHSMAMAASDISLLDSETAPLRVYIQELRPTPRDDLEIILRKWEDNRCVEKKVLAEKTECAAKFNINYLDENEVIVLDTDYENYLFLCLENTDAPGQNLVCQCLTRTLKADNEVMEKFDRALQTLPVHIRTILDLTQGAEQCRV, from the exons ATGAAGTGCCTCCCGCTCGCCCTGGGCCTGGCCCTCGTGTGTGGCCTCCAGGCCGCCACCATCCCCCTGACCATGGATGGCCTAGACCTGCAGAAG gtggCTGGGACGTGGCACTCCATGGCCATGGCGGCCAGCGACATCTCCCTCCTGGACTCGGAGACCGCCCCTCTGAGAGTGTACATCCAGGAGCTGAGACCCACGCCCCGGGACGACCTGGAGATCATTCTGCGCAAATG GGAGGACAACAGGTGTGTTGAGAAGAAGGTCTTAGCAGAGAAAACGGAGTGTGCGGCCAAGTTCAACATCAACT ATCTGGATGAAAACGAGGTCATCGTGCTGGACACCGACTACGAGAACTAcctgttcctctgcctggagaACACCGACGCCCCCGGGCAGAACCTCGTGTGCCAGTGCCTGA CCAGGACCCTGAAGGCCGACAACGAGGTCATGGAGAAATTCGACAGAGCCCTCCAGACTCTGCCCGTGCACATCCGGACCATCCTGGACCTGACCCAGGGG gcAGAGCAGTGCCGCGTCTAG